From Streptomyces sp. NBC_00683, one genomic window encodes:
- a CDS encoding TetR/AcrR family transcriptional regulator — MAKHVVPEAERRRRRPTRQGTVLSEKIIVQTALRMLREHGSTGLTARRLGTALGADPSTLYRYFAGLDDLTRAIGEELMGQALDTWTATGDWRSDLRSLGRAIHASYLAHPQAAVLTASRVTGRPREIAVDETILGILRGAGFPDADAVVVYHAFIDLSLAFAALDAGSLALTDEARAADEEMWDSTYAELSADTHPHIAATARLLAGRMTQSAYPVVLETLLNSAAGQLTRIRDQGNPRAADEPRH, encoded by the coding sequence GTGGCGAAGCACGTGGTGCCGGAGGCGGAACGGCGCAGGCGCAGGCCGACGCGGCAGGGCACGGTGCTGTCCGAGAAGATCATCGTGCAGACCGCGCTGCGGATGCTGCGCGAGCACGGAAGCACCGGGCTGACGGCCCGCAGACTGGGCACGGCCCTGGGCGCCGACCCCAGCACCCTCTACCGGTACTTCGCCGGCCTGGACGATCTGACCAGGGCCATCGGCGAGGAGCTGATGGGCCAGGCGCTGGACACCTGGACGGCCACCGGGGACTGGCGGTCCGACCTGCGATCCCTCGGCCGGGCCATCCACGCCTCCTATCTCGCCCACCCGCAGGCCGCCGTGCTGACCGCCAGCCGGGTCACCGGCCGTCCGCGGGAGATCGCCGTGGACGAGACGATCCTCGGGATCCTGCGCGGCGCGGGCTTCCCGGACGCGGACGCGGTCGTCGTCTACCACGCGTTCATCGACCTGAGTCTGGCGTTCGCCGCTCTGGACGCCGGGTCACTGGCGCTGACGGACGAGGCCCGCGCGGCGGACGAGGAGATGTGGGATTCCACCTACGCCGAGCTGTCGGCCGACACCCACCCGCACATCGCCGCCACCGCGCGGCTCCTGGCCGGGCGGATGACGCAGAGCGCCTACCCCGTGGTCCTCGAGACGCTGCTGAACAGCGCGGCCGGGCAGCTCACGCGGATCCGCGACCAGGGGAACCCCCGTGCCGCGGACGAACCGCGGCACTGA
- a CDS encoding saccharopine dehydrogenase family protein has translation MRVLLVGAGGVGTAVTRIAARREFLSHMVVADYDLARAEAAVGALREHGDRFSARRLDASDEDAVRQVLAEENCDALLNATDPRFVMPLFNAARAAGTHYLDMAMSLSAPHATLPYERCGVKLGDAQFEQADAWERSGRLALVGMGVEPGLSDVFARYAADELFDEIEEIGVRDGADLAVEGYDFAPSFSIWTTIEECLNPPVVYEKDRGWFTTAPFSEPEVFDFPEGIGPVECVNVEHEEVLLIPRWIDARRVTFKYGLGDDFIAKLKTLHELGLDSTKKVTVPSATGPVEVSPRDVVAACLPDPATLGDRMTGKTCAGTWVKGTKDGSPREVYLYHVVDNQWSMREYGSQAVVWQTAVNPVVALELVASGAWSGSGILGPEALPPRPFLDLLTEYGSPWGLREEG, from the coding sequence ATGCGAGTACTTCTCGTGGGAGCGGGCGGCGTGGGCACGGCCGTCACCCGGATCGCGGCCCGCCGCGAATTCCTGAGCCACATGGTCGTCGCGGACTACGACCTCGCACGTGCGGAGGCGGCCGTCGGCGCGCTCCGGGAACACGGCGACCGGTTCAGCGCGAGGCGCCTGGACGCCTCCGACGAGGACGCGGTACGGCAGGTGCTCGCCGAGGAGAACTGCGACGCCCTGCTCAACGCGACCGACCCGAGGTTCGTGATGCCGCTGTTCAACGCGGCGCGCGCGGCCGGCACGCACTATCTCGACATGGCCATGTCCCTGTCCGCACCGCACGCGACCCTTCCGTACGAGCGGTGCGGCGTGAAGCTCGGCGACGCACAGTTCGAACAGGCTGACGCCTGGGAGCGTTCCGGACGGCTGGCCCTGGTCGGCATGGGCGTGGAGCCGGGCCTCTCGGACGTCTTCGCCCGCTACGCGGCGGACGAACTCTTCGACGAGATCGAGGAGATCGGCGTCCGCGACGGAGCCGACCTGGCGGTCGAGGGCTACGACTTCGCCCCGTCCTTCAGCATCTGGACGACCATCGAGGAGTGCCTCAATCCGCCGGTGGTCTACGAGAAGGACCGCGGCTGGTTCACCACCGCCCCCTTCAGCGAACCGGAGGTGTTCGACTTCCCCGAGGGCATCGGCCCGGTGGAGTGCGTCAACGTCGAGCACGAGGAGGTCCTGCTCATCCCGCGCTGGATCGACGCCCGCCGGGTCACGTTCAAGTACGGCCTCGGCGACGACTTCATCGCCAAACTGAAGACTCTGCACGAACTGGGCCTGGACTCCACCAAGAAGGTCACCGTCCCCTCGGCGACCGGACCCGTGGAGGTCTCCCCGCGTGACGTGGTCGCGGCCTGTCTGCCCGACCCGGCCACCCTGGGCGACCGCATGACCGGCAAGACCTGCGCGGGCACCTGGGTCAAGGGCACCAAGGACGGTTCGCCGCGTGAGGTCTACCTCTACCACGTCGTCGACAACCAGTGGTCGATGCGCGAGTACGGATCCCAGGCCGTGGTGTGGCAGACGGCCGTCAACCCCGTCGTCGCCCTCGAACTCGTCGCGAGCGGGGCCTGGTCGGGCAGCGGCATCCTGGGCCCCGAAGCCCTGCCGCCCCGTCCCTTCCTCGACCTGCTCACCGAGTACGGGTCGCCGTGGGGCCTGCGCGAGGAGGGCTGA
- a CDS encoding cupin domain-containing protein, translated as MTHSLVVHVPDTELEPEPLSPAQILSGTPEVTGKVVWESVDGRRLRGVWQITPGIVTDTEEDEMFVVLSGSATIEVEGGPTLTVGPGDLAVLHKGDRTTWTVHETLRKAYAIDLGEGGTPSF; from the coding sequence ATGACTCACAGCCTCGTCGTCCACGTGCCCGACACCGAGCTCGAACCCGAGCCGCTCTCCCCCGCGCAGATACTCTCCGGCACACCGGAGGTGACCGGCAAGGTCGTCTGGGAGTCGGTGGACGGCCGCCGGTTGCGGGGCGTCTGGCAGATCACTCCGGGGATCGTCACCGACACCGAGGAGGACGAGATGTTCGTCGTACTCAGCGGTTCGGCCACCATCGAGGTGGAGGGCGGGCCGACACTGACGGTCGGCCCGGGAGACCTCGCCGTACTGCACAAGGGCGACCGCACGACCTGGACGGTGCACGAGACGCTGCGCAAGGCGTACGCGATCGACCTCGGGGAGGGCGGGACGCCGTCGTTCTGA
- a CDS encoding MFS transporter codes for MTETAEQPVPRTRILADLTPLRSSPDYRRLWFGNTVSWIGQGMTALAVSLQVYDITGSAFSVGLIGLCSLVPLVLLGLYSGAVADTVDRRKLGLLSAAGSFALSVGLAAVTFAGVEHVGLLYAVVALQSVCFALNSPARSSMIARLLPAEQLPSANALNAMTSTTGGLVGPMLGGLIVGWWGYRAAYTIDALTFTASLYAMWRLPSMLPDRAEGEKGAKRASVADGLRFLGTRPNLRMTFFTDLSAMVLAQPRALFPVVAVVWFGGDAKTTGLLVAAPALGALLGSVFSGWLGQIRRHGLAVLVSVACWGMAIAVFGLTRQLWLGLILLALAGCADSISMVFRNTMLQAAVPDEMRGRLQGVFIVVVAGGPRLGDLLAGSVADLTSPALAVTGGGIACVLVVCLLGLRWRAFARYDARDPQP; via the coding sequence GTGACCGAAACGGCCGAACAACCTGTACCCCGCACGCGCATACTCGCCGACCTGACCCCCCTGCGGAGCTCGCCGGACTACCGGCGGCTGTGGTTCGGGAACACTGTCTCCTGGATCGGGCAGGGCATGACGGCGCTGGCTGTCTCGCTCCAGGTCTACGACATCACGGGGTCCGCGTTCTCCGTCGGACTCATCGGCCTGTGTTCACTGGTCCCGCTGGTGCTGCTCGGCCTGTACAGCGGGGCCGTCGCGGACACCGTCGACCGGCGCAAGCTGGGCCTCCTCAGCGCGGCCGGGTCGTTCGCGCTCTCCGTCGGACTGGCCGCCGTGACCTTTGCCGGCGTGGAACACGTAGGACTGCTCTACGCGGTGGTCGCCCTCCAGTCCGTGTGCTTCGCCCTCAACTCCCCGGCCCGCAGCTCCATGATCGCCCGGCTGCTGCCGGCCGAGCAGCTGCCCTCCGCCAACGCGCTCAACGCCATGACCTCCACCACGGGCGGACTGGTCGGGCCGATGCTCGGCGGCCTCATCGTCGGCTGGTGGGGCTACCGCGCCGCGTACACCATCGACGCGCTCACGTTCACGGCCTCGCTGTACGCGATGTGGCGCCTGCCCTCGATGCTTCCCGACCGGGCGGAAGGCGAAAAGGGAGCCAAGCGGGCGTCCGTCGCGGACGGGCTCCGCTTCCTCGGTACCCGGCCCAATCTGCGGATGACCTTCTTCACCGACCTGAGCGCCATGGTGCTCGCCCAGCCGCGCGCCCTGTTCCCGGTGGTCGCCGTGGTCTGGTTCGGCGGCGACGCGAAGACCACCGGTCTGCTGGTCGCCGCCCCGGCGCTGGGGGCCCTCCTGGGGAGTGTGTTCTCCGGGTGGCTGGGGCAGATCCGCCGGCACGGGCTGGCGGTGCTCGTCTCCGTGGCCTGCTGGGGCATGGCCATCGCCGTGTTCGGGCTGACCCGGCAGCTCTGGCTCGGGCTGATCCTCCTGGCCCTCGCCGGGTGTGCGGACTCCATCTCGATGGTCTTCCGCAACACCATGCTCCAGGCGGCGGTGCCCGACGAGATGCGGGGACGGCTGCAGGGCGTGTTCATCGTGGTCGTGGCGGGCGGGCCACGACTCGGCGACCTGCTGGCCGGCTCCGTCGCCGACCTGACCTCACCTGCCCTGGCGGTGACCGGGGGCGGGATCGCGTGCGTGCTGGTGGTCTGCCTGCTGGGGCTGCGCTGGCGCGCCTTCGCGAGGTACGACGCCCGGGACCCGCAGCCCTAG
- a CDS encoding DUF2690 domain-containing protein — MKTAVTRFATVSAATVALCLIPLAGTSYAASCSGAGCDNQGPRATACETADVATQRTITNNGRKAELRWSFGCQAAWVRVTDDSSNSIYNSFGYIEKYDSAGKLLRSLNVEIPHGGSDWSNMLGGSSYYYRVCVKFQGNEYPMTCSTKF; from the coding sequence GTGAAGACCGCAGTAACCCGTTTCGCCACCGTGTCCGCAGCCACCGTGGCCCTCTGCCTCATTCCGCTGGCAGGCACCTCGTACGCGGCCAGTTGTAGCGGCGCCGGCTGTGACAACCAGGGGCCCAGAGCGACGGCGTGCGAGACGGCCGACGTGGCCACCCAGCGCACCATCACCAACAACGGCCGCAAGGCCGAACTGCGCTGGTCGTTCGGCTGCCAGGCCGCGTGGGTCCGGGTCACCGACGACTCGAGCAACTCCATCTACAACTCGTTCGGCTACATCGAGAAGTACGACTCGGCCGGCAAGCTCCTCCGCTCGCTGAACGTCGAGATCCCGCACGGCGGCAGCGACTGGTCCAACATGCTCGGCGGTTCCAGCTACTACTACCGTGTCTGCGTCAAGTTCCAGGGCAACGAGTACCCGATGACCTGCAGCACCAAGTTCTGA
- a CDS encoding carboxyl transferase domain-containing protein: MSAREAIAAVTASFTEHHLPMDQAPSDGPLGWTGYADSRARATERTGEEESVLHGVAVVDGLSCVLISFEFGFLGGSLGARTGDRLEAAYALAREQRLPLVSLVATGGSRMQEGMIALVQLQRVAAASALLRAAGLPQIAVLRDPTTGGGWATVGAGADVVLALPGAQIGFAGSRVRPAGADPYAYSAEGQLAAGQIDAIVPPGELPRTLSHWLRALTVPGPAQAAPVPAALAATGLPGTGWDAVEQARSAARPRAEAYLDAYFDHRLPLNGDRCGGTDPGLLGGVGLRGGQPVAYVAQCGTATRPAGYRTAARVIRLADRLGLPVLTLIDTPGAANDAEAERTGAGAAIADAFAAIASARVPVTTLVIGEGGSGGALALAAPDNTHVTADSYFSVIAPELAAAILKRGPDQVRSTADQLRLRPQDLVELGIARSVVGRAGPAGS; the protein is encoded by the coding sequence ATGTCGGCGCGGGAGGCCATCGCCGCCGTCACCGCGAGCTTCACCGAGCACCACCTGCCGATGGACCAGGCCCCTTCGGACGGCCCGCTCGGCTGGACCGGTTACGCGGACTCCCGGGCCCGCGCCACGGAACGGACCGGCGAGGAGGAGTCGGTACTCCACGGGGTGGCCGTCGTCGACGGCCTCTCCTGCGTCCTGATCTCCTTCGAATTCGGCTTCCTGGGCGGCTCCTTGGGCGCACGCACCGGTGACCGCCTGGAGGCCGCGTACGCGCTGGCCCGCGAACAGCGGCTGCCGCTCGTCTCGCTCGTCGCGACCGGTGGCAGCCGGATGCAGGAGGGCATGATCGCCCTGGTCCAGCTCCAGCGGGTGGCCGCCGCCTCGGCACTGCTGCGGGCGGCCGGACTGCCGCAGATCGCGGTCCTGCGCGATCCGACGACCGGAGGCGGCTGGGCGACGGTGGGGGCGGGCGCCGATGTGGTGCTGGCGCTGCCCGGTGCGCAGATCGGCTTCGCCGGGTCCCGGGTGCGGCCGGCCGGCGCCGATCCGTACGCGTACAGCGCCGAGGGCCAGCTGGCCGCGGGTCAGATCGACGCGATCGTGCCTCCCGGGGAACTGCCCCGGACCTTGAGCCACTGGCTGCGGGCACTGACGGTCCCCGGTCCGGCGCAGGCGGCTCCGGTACCGGCCGCGCTCGCGGCCACGGGGCTGCCGGGGACCGGCTGGGACGCGGTGGAGCAGGCCCGCTCGGCGGCGCGGCCGCGGGCCGAGGCGTATCTGGACGCGTACTTCGACCACCGGCTGCCGCTGAACGGCGACCGCTGCGGCGGTACGGATCCGGGGCTGCTCGGCGGTGTGGGGCTCCGCGGCGGGCAACCCGTGGCGTACGTCGCCCAGTGCGGCACCGCGACCCGGCCGGCCGGCTACCGCACGGCGGCGCGGGTGATCCGGCTCGCGGACCGGCTCGGCCTTCCCGTGCTGACCCTGATCGACACCCCCGGCGCGGCCAACGACGCGGAGGCGGAACGGACGGGCGCCGGCGCGGCCATCGCCGACGCGTTCGCGGCGATCGCCTCCGCCCGGGTCCCGGTGACGACTCTCGTGATCGGCGAGGGGGGCTCGGGCGGTGCGCTCGCGCTGGCCGCGCCGGACAACACCCATGTCACCGCGGACAGCTACTTCTCGGTGATCGCACCGGAGCTGGCGGCGGCGATCCTGAAGCGCGGCCCGGACCAGGTGCGTTCCACCGCCGACCAGCTCCGGCTGCGCCCGCAGGACCTGGTGGAGCTGGGCATCGCCCGCTCGGTCGTGGGCCGGGCCGGGCCGGCGGGGAGCTGA
- a CDS encoding acyl-CoA synthetase, producing the protein MISLLPALHETSGPTASREAVRFGEHVLTYAQLAGASTSLAGRIAGAGRVAVWATSTPETVVAVVAALLAGVPAVPLNPKTGERELAHIVADSAPSVVLAGAADVLPPSLGGLERLDVDTAAAATDPPPPEPSPGSPALIVYTSGTTGPPKGAILPRRAIAASLDALEDAWRWTADDVLVHALPLFHVHGLILGVLGPLRRGGSVRHLGRFTTEGVARELASGGTMLFGVPTMYHRLAGALGDPAGSGSLTKALAGARLLVSGSAALPVHDHERIAAATGRRVIERYGMTETLMNTGVRADGEPRPGTVGPPLSGVDLRLVEEDGTVLDDTVSIGEIQVRGPNLFTGYLNRPEATAGAFTEDGWFRTGDMATIDADGYVRIVGRKATDLIKSGGYKIGAGEIENALLDHPGVREAAVTGEPDDDLGERIVAWVVPADPESPPGERELADHVADLLAPHKRPRAVRYLDVLPRNELGKIMKRSLGA; encoded by the coding sequence GTGATCTCTCTTCTGCCTGCGCTGCACGAGACATCCGGCCCCACGGCTTCCCGGGAAGCCGTCCGGTTCGGCGAACACGTCCTGACCTACGCACAGCTGGCCGGCGCGTCCACCTCCCTCGCGGGCCGGATCGCCGGCGCGGGGCGGGTCGCCGTCTGGGCCACGTCCACCCCGGAGACGGTGGTCGCGGTGGTGGCGGCGTTGCTGGCGGGCGTGCCCGCCGTACCGCTCAACCCGAAGACGGGTGAGCGGGAACTGGCGCACATCGTCGCCGACAGCGCGCCCTCGGTGGTGCTCGCCGGGGCGGCCGACGTACTTCCGCCCTCGCTGGGCGGCCTGGAGCGGCTGGACGTCGACACGGCCGCGGCGGCCACGGACCCGCCTCCGCCCGAACCCTCCCCCGGATCGCCCGCTCTGATCGTCTACACCTCCGGCACGACGGGCCCGCCCAAGGGCGCGATCCTGCCCCGCAGGGCGATCGCCGCGTCGCTGGACGCACTGGAGGACGCCTGGCGGTGGACCGCTGACGACGTCCTCGTGCACGCCCTGCCGCTGTTCCATGTGCACGGACTGATCCTGGGCGTCCTCGGGCCGCTGCGCCGGGGCGGTTCGGTGCGCCACCTCGGCCGGTTCACCACCGAGGGCGTGGCCAGGGAGCTCGCCTCGGGCGGCACGATGCTGTTCGGCGTCCCCACCATGTACCACCGGCTGGCCGGGGCTCTGGGCGATCCGGCCGGCTCCGGGAGCCTGACCAAGGCCCTCGCGGGTGCCCGTCTGCTGGTTTCGGGCTCGGCGGCGCTGCCGGTGCACGACCACGAGCGGATCGCCGCCGCGACCGGCCGCCGGGTCATCGAGCGGTACGGAATGACGGAGACCCTGATGAACACGGGGGTGCGCGCCGACGGTGAGCCGCGCCCCGGGACGGTCGGGCCGCCGCTGTCGGGCGTGGACCTCAGGCTCGTCGAGGAGGACGGCACCGTACTCGACGACACCGTGTCGATCGGCGAGATCCAGGTACGCGGACCGAACCTCTTCACCGGCTATCTCAACCGGCCCGAGGCGACGGCCGGCGCCTTCACCGAGGACGGCTGGTTCCGTACGGGCGACATGGCCACGATCGACGCCGACGGCTATGTGCGGATCGTCGGGCGCAAGGCCACCGACCTGATCAAGAGCGGCGGCTACAAGATCGGCGCGGGCGAGATCGAGAACGCCCTGCTGGACCATCCAGGGGTGCGCGAGGCGGCCGTCACGGGTGAGCCGGACGACGACCTCGGCGAGCGGATCGTCGCCTGGGTCGTGCCGGCCGACCCTGAATCACCGCCCGGCGAGAGGGAGCTGGCCGACCATGTGGCGGACCTGCTCGCCCCGCACAAGCGCCCGCGCGCCGTCCGCTACCTGGACGTCCTGCCCCGCAACGAGCTGGGCAAGATCATGAAGAGGTCGCTCGGTGCCTAG